In Drosophila ananassae strain 14024-0371.13 chromosome 3R, ASM1763931v2, whole genome shotgun sequence, the DNA window aataatttctatatTTAGGAATAGATTTCTTaagaaattaaacattttaattcaactggaaacacattttttataaaaaagtaATGTACTTTTTTCAGTGTCCGACCATAGCGAACACCTGTAAAGACAGTATTTGAAAAATACCAAAACAAATCCAAAGCTTTCCATCAAGAGTGAGCTTTCGTTTGCCGGTGCAAACTTTTCGAGCGACTTAAGAAACGAAAGACTTAAGACACGAACTCGAGAGTCACTTGCTCTCCAGAGCGCAATCGAAACGCACGGGTCCGCGAATTTCCAGCCTCCTCATTGAAAAGCCCGCGCGTGCCCGAAAAATACAAGAAGTGTGGTAAAAACCGAATCAATTTCTGTGTGAGGCAGCCGGAATTATGCCTCGCCAACGTCGCCGTCGTCTTGCTCTGCACTGAAATCGAAATCGAGTCCAATGACCAGCTCTCGAGCTGGTGCTTAAGAAAGAGTTTTGCACTTTTAGCCAGCCGTCGCCGGTCAACAAGCAGGCCTTGACCCACAGTCCAAAAAACACAGACTCGAGTGCTCAAATATTCCGCATTCGGGCTGCGTATAATTATACAACAGTTGTAATTACAGCTTATAATTAGCAGTAGTGTAAATTGGCTTAAGGAAAACCAACCAgcaaccaaacaaaaaattacaatgtGGCTTGAGTGTGTGGAGAATCAGAAAAGTGCATTTTTGGGTGTTCGAGCAACTTTTTGCCTGCAGCTACTTTTTGTGGGAATGACACTCTCCCGCCTGGAATTCGCCGGTATGTATTTTTTGTGctaaataaaaacacattAGCCACagagaagaaaataaaacgaATTGGAGACGCAATGGCCCCAAAAAAGAGAGAGattgataataatttaagTTAAACTTTTACTTTCGCTCTGGCTGGTCTGCTGGCACCTGGCAcctttattttttggccatACCTTTCTTTCGGGCCCTGTCACGGTGGCTTTTGGTGCTTTTTTCTGTTGACATTTCAAATTTGCGTCAGCCGGCTAAGCAGTCGgcataaatttcaattttaactGGTTGCACAATATTTGCCATGTATATGGTTTTCTTTTCCCTTTCTGTGTAGTCATTCAATTGGGTGACCTTGCCTCATTTATTGgtcaataaaaacaaaaataactcCATGAACTCATCTCTTTTTTACTGGTTTTGTGGCACGTTCAAGTGTATCAGAGATATTTTGGTAGCAGAGGCTCATCCTACGCAAATTACACAAAAATGTTGCTCTGTCACGGTGCGCCTTTTGCAATCTCTCGGctcataaattaattaattgaccCGGCTACCGTTTAATCCATTTGGCAGGCGGCtcataatttaaaatatttatgtgccCCTGTGCCTTGACACTTTTTTATATTGCTTTTGCAATATTAACTAGAGCCCAGCGCATCGGCAGGCGGGCTAATGGGGCGTATGCGCGTTTTCGGGGTGCGTGTCATTGCCAAGTTTAGGTATCCGATTCAGAGAGCCAGGGGCACATtcaaggattttttttttgtaatagaATTGCAGGTTGAAAGCTGTCATTAGTCGAGATTGTAGAGGGTCAATGAACTCAGCGCGGAGCTGGTAATTAAGGCTCAGAAAAGTGGGTCAAGAAATTGCACTTTGCCAGTAGAAGCCAAAATGAAGCAATTAACGaagaatttttaaaacaaagcGCCACTCTAAAGCCGTAAGGTTATGACACACAAATCTTGATATCGATTCGGCTGGCCAATTGGCCAATAATCTCCACCTTCAAATCACAGCCAAACAATGCCCGTGACTCATGGCAAACAATCccagccataaacaaaacacaaaaacccatAAACAACACGAGAAAAAGCCAACCAACCCAAAATCATCTCTCACTTAGCAGTCAGTGTCTTTTTcgtgttttttgttgcttttcattttcattttgttgtGGTCAGCTgtcttattttgttttttgccttCCGCATTCGATGGTTTCCGTTTCAGGCCTGATTTGTGTTAGTTGGACAGAGTTTTCCGGCCACCCACCCCCTAATGGTATTTTCCCCAAAATTTTCCCGCTctcgaaaatgaaaaagaaaacaatgAACTGTaaataaagccaaaaaaaGACATTTAATTGGCATGCGTAATGCTCGaaagaaattgaaataaatagtAAAGGGGTGAGTGGGGAGGCTTTTTGGGTTTAAGGCTTACATAAGACGGCAAAAAGCAGCTCACGAAGCCCCAGCTAAACGATTGtgaaaaacaaatgaaaacaGAAAAGCTAAAGACAATTGAGGCATGACCACGACCACGGCCCATTGCTAATTGAAGAGTGGCGAGTGGAGATGGGGGGGAGGGCAAATGCATATTATCCATGTCATATCGGTGGGTGGGATCAGACGAAATTATGTTGGATCTCTGATGTAAAATAACCGCCAGCTGCATGCCTAATTTCAGACAGCTGCCGccttcttttttgttatttgacTGACAACATGTCAACTGCAATCGAAAGTAAAATGTGCACAACTAGTTGGCCGTTTACTGTGTCGATGGGTTATACATATGATGTACCTTATAAGGCCTCAGCTACTTATCTTGGGGTATTTCCAGTGCCCACCCAACCGGCAAGAGTCTGCATCTGCAACCGTTTCCCAGACCGGTTGCAAGACTCCGGGTTGCGGTTATCATCTGAAAAGTACCCCAACCGCCAAGTGGGCCAATTGCTGGTTGCCAGCTAACAGTTGGCGCCACTTGCCGACTTAGCCAACCGTTCCCCTCGAAGGCCGATTCTCATGTGTCTGCTTTGGTTAGACTTTTAATTTGGCCATTTGAATTCACAGCGCCCAGCTAAGCCTTCTTACGCATTCGCTGACACCGTCATCGATGCGaattatttgattttcaatTGGAACTAGTTCGGAGACTTGggaaataaaattcaataagCTTCGAATTTACTCCAGACTAGCATTTGTagcatttttatgtttttgattCATGTTTTTTAATAGCTTGGGTTTGAGCAATGTGTATAAATTGATTTTGTAATCATAGTAGTTATgagattctatttttttttttcaaattttaatgagcggaatttttttgaaaccATTTCAatcatttttgattttgtCTCAACTATAAGTGTTTAATTAACACTAAGTACCAAGGAAAATAGTGTCCAAAAAAGTCATGGAGTGCTTAGTTTCAAAACTTATTAAAACACTATTAAATCATTTTAATATGTTTAGTACTAGTAGGGGTTGTAATTTATGGGAGCATTTCCTACTCATGAGGAACCAATTTTCTTCGCATTCGGTCTCTGACTGTTTACCAGCCAACATCTCCCTTACAAGGAGCTGGcagcttttcattttttattattttattttatttttttgaaaaaatatgttttcaattattttaagtacctttttttatacattGTCCTTTAATGCTTTCTTGATGAGTCATTGTTTTCAGTGACTAGCTCTGGATGTACTGATTTTCTGTTTCTAAATATGTTTGTTGCCTAAAAATCGTATTATTCCCCTGAattcatatttaattttaacgACGCTTGGAAcctcatttttcaattttcatttatttttcatactGAAAATAACTTTACAACTAAAATTTCCTTCTTGAacaattaaacaatttttatttattttattttatggttGGGACTTTCCCGAGCGTTAGGTCCACCTTTCTGCGGTTTTCaatctgtttattttttgactgtctttattttcttcttttcctTAAAAATGTCGTCTTAATTCATCGGTACTCAAGtacaatttgtttttaaattaaattaaatttcttttataCATCTTATTTAAAGCCCTTAGTTTGTAACTCTATAACTTACTTTGTCTTCggttgatttattttatttttatttattaagcaattgaaaaatcgcttaaaatatatatctctTACAAAGTTACAtggtattttaaattataaagaaaatatttatttaattgcgaACCACTTGGCGCATCTCTGTGCCCAAGCAACAAGCCAAATTGTCAGATAAGCCGATCTCAAATGGGTTTTCCTTACGAGCAGGCCGTGAATCAGCGAATAAATTACGCATATTCATTCAGTATCCAGTTGCCAGCTCCAGTTATATCATGAGCAGCACGTTTTgtcaaaaataaaacccaGCCAGAGcgaaaaaagtaaacaaagaGCCTGGCCATCGTCACTTCCGTTTTTGGCCGACTTGGCCTGCCAAGCAGACAGCAGACTTTTACTTTCTGCAACAGTTTTGCGTTGTGTGGTGGTGCAACTTGCAATTGtggttgcaactgcaactggaaCCGCAATGGCAATCGCATGACATTTGCGGCGTGCCAAATTGCAAACATTCAATGTCGCTGCCTGCGGTGTCTGGTTATGTAATTAAATGTAATATCAAAGCCGAGCAAGTCAGCGAGCGCAAACTTGTTTGTCAACTTCAACTATGTTCGTGACTCCCATCTGCAATACCCAAACTGACCACTACTCTACTCCTCCATCTCATATCCTCATAGCTGGCCAAAATGCCGGAGTTGTGGCGGCTGCGGTAGCGGCTGGCCAAAACCAGACCCAGGTCTATGTGACAGAATCTTGCCTGCAGAAGCCCTACCGCTGTCCCCATCCCAAGATCCAGTTCTATCTGTACACCCGACGCACCCAGGAGCAGCCCGAGTTTATAGATGTCCTGGACTCGAACGCCCTCTACTACACGCACTTCAATCCCCGCCACCCCACCAAGATCATCATCCACGGCTTCGGCGGCGGAAGGACTCTCAGTCCGAGTCCGGACCTGCGGGAGGCCTACTTCAGTGTGGGCGAGTACAATATCATCATCGTGGACTACAGTGACGCCGTGAAGGAGCCCTGCCTCAGCCAGATGGAATGGGCCCCGCGGTTCGGCAGCCTGTGCATTTCCCAGCTGGTCAAGTACCTGGCCCGTCATCCTCGCGGCGTCCAGCCGGACGACCTCCACTTCATAGGCTACAGTGTGGGCGCCCATATCGCTGGACTGGTGGCCAACTACCTGAAGCCCGAGGAGGGCAAGCTGGGCAGGATTACTGCCCTGGATCCCACGATATTCTTTTATGCGGGGGCGAACAACTCCAGGGACTTGGACACCACGGACGCCCATTTTGTGGATGTCATGCACACAGGAGCCGGCATTCTAGGACAGTGGCATTCCAGTGGCCATGCGGATTTCTACGTCAACGGTGGAACCCGGCAACCCGCTTGTGTGGGCTCCGCCACTCTGTTTCGTGAGTACCTAAAAGTATTACTTAATATTTCATTACTTTATTATAATTCATAGGGTTAACGACTTTCCTTATGGGGAAATAAGAGTCCAATGAACGCATTAACATGAAAATAGtctctaaaataattataaactttattttatctgcaGAGACCCTGGCCTGTGATCACACCAAAGTCACCCCATATTTTATCGAATCCATAACCACAACGAGGGGTTTCTATGCAGGACCTTGCCCCAATCTCTTCACGTATCTGATTGGCTGGTGTGAGCCGAAGGACTCGGAGTACGTGCTAATGGGCGAGCATTGCTCTCACAAGTGAGTAGAAATATTTACGAATATAACACAAATAATTTACTATTTCGAAACCATTGCAGGGCTCGCGGAAACTACTATGTGACCACCAATGCCAAGGCGCCCTTTGCCCGAGGATTTCCTGGCAAGGGGCGTTCCAATGGGGAATACCAGGGAGTCCGAAGATAATACTAGGCCGTTTCATTTCCAAGTGTTTAAATCGATTCTGCACCCGCCTGAATTTCTTACATCTTTTCCATCGTAGCACTCATGTGATTTTAGCTTGTTTCCTAATTAATTGATACAtgtatttatttgatttttgttattaGTTCTAACTATCGGCATTTTATGTTGAGAGTTGGGGATCGGAACGAGTCTCGATGTTTCGATCAAATCTAATCATTAAGTTTTAGGCTGAAAATTGATATGaataaaaaacgaaaagaggaattaatttttaacatGTTCGTTTTATtgaattccaaatacatttgtTTAGTTATAATTTTGTTGCTGCTTTTCATGTTCTTTAAATATGGGATTTTTTATAGGCATTTCGGGAATAGAACCCTTGTAAGTAACATCATCTTCCAAATTTTTCAACgaatatgatttttatttattgccaATTAAATAGTTAATTATGTATATCGGTAAATAAATTGCTGTCTATTGAACTGGAGTCTTTCGTATTTGTTTTTTCCGAgtatatttttggttttgtaaTGAGCACACTGaaatatatacgtatatattataattaaggTTAACTACCATTCAAATTATACAACATGGGCGGGTGTTGCCAGAAAAGGGACctcatatatttaattttgatttaatatttaataatttgtatACAGTACTCTCTCGGTAAACACAAAGAATGTATTTTGTTTCTAAATATTTACacagtttaaagtttaaacgattaattttgtatatattacGGGTAAAGTATATCCCTACGGCTGGCCGAAGACATTGGGTTGAATGGATCGAACGCATATATCTTATTCATACGGGTTGTGTATATTTGTCCGGTGTATAATGTACTTGTGCGCCTAATATTCTGTTTCAATGAAAGTATATGCTGTTATTTGAATGGCTTGCTCTTGCTCGGCGTTGTTAACATTATTATAGTTCGGCTAAAATACGCTAGATTGGGAGTAGTTGTCGTTTATAGTTTAACTTTATTATGCTCATATAGTGGTTggctttcatttcatttttgtttcaCTTTATGTACACTTAAGTTACTCACAAAAGCATTTACTGATGGCATTCGGCTACGAGTtacataaatatattcttATTTACAAACTTTCCTTTTATGGTAAATAGTGTGAGagtattatataatatattagcAAGCAAGTGTTTTAACCGTGGCTTTTGGGTTAACATATCTAATGTTATTATTGTCCACACAGCCCCGAGAGCTTCGAGTATctctcaaaaacgaaaacggaaATCAACTCTAAACATCCTTTCGATTTTAAAAGTACACATATAGATAAGTAGTTGCTATGACCTTATGTACAGAATGGAGTTTGAACTAGACTAATATTACACATACGCCCCGTGGCCCAAATACATAATTCTGCTTCTACAGCTCTCTAGAAGCTCTCAAAACTTTCGCCTATAATCGAAACAATATGACTTGAATGTAAATAAACATTAATTAAGtatatatagtttttattaACTAAGCTTAATAATTAGGTATTGTCGCTTTCACAAGCAGTATTATTGCTAACATGTATCATAGGGAAAATGCAACTGGAAGGCTTTTCCAAGGGATCTCCGCCTACGATACCATCTGTTAAAATTTGAATATATAAGCGCTATTTTAAAGTAGCTATGAGTATGAATATTTGTTTGAGTATTTATTCGCTGCTCTGTACAAATTACGGGTAAGAATTGACTCTTTTAGTTAGAAAATTTTCACACTTTTAATACATAGTGATTTAATTGTGAATAATTTGAGTTATCTTTAAGTAGTTATTCATAATTTTATCTAGTTTAATACTTTTAGGATAATGTACACACGATACAAATAAGTTTGAAGAGTTTTATGTTCAAAAGAACACTATAAAGTTCATATTTGGCAGTAATGTAATGCATATTGTGgagaaaactaaaaaaataatagttaatagtgcattttataaaattaaacgaaatAAGAGTCAAGGGTGCGATTTAAAAGTGAAATTTGTGCTCTTAAACTGAATTTTAGTGCAtaactgaaataaaaactgaaaaagttTAACTACAAATTTGCTAAATTTATGTACAATACAATCCACTAAGTACTTTAAATACTTTTAATTggtaatataatatttagttatttattGGATTCACATTTTGGAAATTATAATATGGAAAATTTCAAACCCTGTAACTGAAAATAGGATTAAGGGGAAGTAGAGTTATAAAGTGAATCCTGTTTCGTATGAAGACCAAGTCTGAGGTTATAGGCTCCTACCACTATCTACCTATTGTATTGATTTCTGCCTTAATGCTTTCGTCGTTTAACTGAAGATAAGTTATTTGTAGAATACTTTTAGGTATACTCGATTAGCTAGTTTCGCTTTTATGGTTATCATTCGTGCCGAACATCAACAATTGCTTAGATTTGATTAAAATGTTCTCTCGCTCGGAAATATCAGCCAGTTGCGGCCGATCCTTGCGCAAAGGATATAATATCGTCAACGGTAATAAAACAGTTTGCCCTTCctggccactggccactggccacttcgtagttaatagttaacaacaattattattagttagctaaatatatatatttatatatatgtgtatgtatatttcggtatatattttatatacgTACGAGTATATGTTGattcaaatataattatagTTTTCATTTTGGAAACGTGGTGCGTATCTGGATTATGTGGTTTGTGATATACAATTATTTCATATTCCAGTTAATTCCCTTTCTTGTGATCTTCCTATTGctttgcaatttgttttatttatttgagcTTGTAAATAGAAATTCGCATTAGCCATGGCTTAAATGATTAGTATATGATTTAGGCCAGTTTCTCTatctgtatgtgtgtgggtgtgtgtgtgctaaATGCGGACTAACATGCGGATACATATGTAGTTTCTCTGTTAGGTACATAGTTTCATTGTGTTAGTGTGGCGTGTTGAGTTTCTTCGCTGAAAATTCGATAGAGCATTATACTCTTTTGTTTCAGTTATGGTTTTATCTATTTTTATGAAAAGGTCATAGTATCCTTTCAGCTATAGAGAGAGAGTGGACCTGTAGGAGGGAAGGGTGCATGGGTGGGTGAGAGTGAACGAGGAGGTGAACTTTAACGACACACCAAGAACAAACAATAAACGTCAAACAATTTCAACTACAACTAAAAGCTatgatatatgtatttatgaCCCATtactgctgttgttgttgctgctggtagGATTGCGGATCGTAGGACGGCATCTGACCCGCCTGCGGCTGTTGTCCTTGCGTGTAGCCATACGTGTTGGCCACCTCCCCGTACGACGGCGGGGCATCCTGCTCGACCATCGGAGCACTGGCGGCGGCCATGGCGAAGGGATTGTTGGCCACGTGTCCAGTGGCGCCATAGCTAATGGCACCCGGTTGCTGCATTTGGCTCTGTTCATTGTACTCGGGTGCCCCCTATCATGTGAAATTATCAAGGGATTCAATCATAGAAGGAATCGTTATTAATTGTCATTACTTTTATTCAAATAGCAGagtcagattgaaaaccaagtCAATAATATTCAAAGCCCAGAACTAGCTCCGATAAAATGTTTtagaataaaacaaaataaaagtgcttttattttatatacaaaCTTAAACAATATGTTTCAAATATACTAAaaagaatacaaaaatataaaaaattatacaataaataaaaaagtaaaaataagaAGACATTGCGAATTTTTCACTCACAAATGAAGTCTCCTTCATGTAGTTGCCCACCATGCCAGCCTGGCTGGGATCGGTGTTGGTAATGGCTCCCGCCGGTGGTGCCCACACCTGTTGCTCCTCCGGAGGCGGCTCCGCCCAAGGCTGCAACTCTCCGGAAGCAAAGATTCCGTAGAAAGTGCAGCCAATCAAATGAACACAGGCGGCCAAGGTGAAGACGGTGGTCCAGCAGCCGGTGggctaaatttaatttaaatattaaaataagtCCTTTTTGACAAAGGCTTTGAAGCACTTACATTAGCTTGGATAAGACCATCTAGAGCGTAGGGAACTATGATTCCAGC includes these proteins:
- the LOC6497228 gene encoding phospholipase A1 member A, with translation MWLECVENQKSAFLGVRATFCLQLLFVGMTLSRLEFAAGQNAGVVAAAVAAGQNQTQVYVTESCLQKPYRCPHPKIQFYLYTRRTQEQPEFIDVLDSNALYYTHFNPRHPTKIIIHGFGGGRTLSPSPDLREAYFSVGEYNIIIVDYSDAVKEPCLSQMEWAPRFGSLCISQLVKYLARHPRGVQPDDLHFIGYSVGAHIAGLVANYLKPEEGKLGRITALDPTIFFYAGANNSRDLDTTDAHFVDVMHTGAGILGQWHSSGHADFYVNGGTRQPACVGSATLFQTLACDHTKVTPYFIESITTTRGFYAGPCPNLFTYLIGWCEPKDSEYVLMGEHCSHKARGNYYVTTNAKAPFARGFPGKGRSNGEYQGVRR